From the Bacteroidia bacterium genome, one window contains:
- a CDS encoding vitamin K epoxide reductase family protein encodes MIDMSLLATAGLFVSIAALRRQRSMCPTDPDIGSQCDTVTQAPQAALFAGIPNARIGIVWYFVLLLWSVIGILLPLPSWSETLITLGAAVSFGISVYLTIILLFVLRKPCALCYAAHAINGVIVLVLLW; translated from the coding sequence ATGATCGATATGTCTCTTCTCGCCACCGCTGGTCTCTTCGTTTCCATTGCCGCGCTCAGACGGCAACGAAGCATGTGCCCCACTGACCCTGACATCGGTAGCCAGTGTGATACTGTGACACAGGCGCCCCAGGCGGCATTGTTCGCCGGCATACCCAACGCACGCATCGGCATTGTCTGGTATTTCGTGCTCCTGCTCTGGTCGGTGATCGGAATACTCCTCCCACTGCCCTCCTGGTCGGAAACGCTGATCACGCTCGGCGCCGCCGTGTCGTTCGGTATATCGGTCTATCTCACGATCATCCTGTTGTTCGTACTGCGGAAGCCCTGCGCGCTTTGCTATGCTGCGCATGCGATCAACGGAGTGATTGTACTTGTGCTGCTGTGGTGA
- a CDS encoding DUF3788 domain-containing protein codes for MPDASAFMAKDSPPSTEALKTVLADTYGLWERLRAEVLTRYPKAVEEWSFPGKTFGWSFRVKDSKRVIVYMLPREGYFKAAFNFGQRAVDEIMGSGVAPSIKEELAAARVYAEGRGIRIDVRKKRDLQDVLTLVEIKLRC; via the coding sequence ATGCCTGACGCCAGCGCCTTCATGGCGAAGGACAGCCCTCCGAGTACCGAAGCCCTGAAAACCGTCCTCGCGGACACATACGGTCTGTGGGAGCGGCTTCGTGCCGAGGTATTGACACGCTATCCGAAAGCCGTGGAGGAATGGAGTTTTCCGGGAAAAACCTTCGGCTGGAGTTTTCGCGTCAAGGACAGCAAGCGTGTGATCGTCTACATGCTCCCTCGTGAGGGGTATTTCAAAGCGGCGTTCAATTTCGGCCAGCGGGCGGTGGATGAAATCATGGGATCCGGGGTCGCTCCTTCGATCAAGGAGGAGCTCGCCGCAGCGCGGGTGTATGCCGAGGGACGCGGAATCCGTATCGACGTACGGAAAAAGCGCGACCTGCAAGACGTACTGACGCTCGTCGAGATCAAGCTGCGTTGTTGA